The proteins below are encoded in one region of Leptotrichia sp. oral taxon 218:
- the prfB gene encoding peptide chain release factor 2 (programmed frameshift) produces the protein MDLFEIKKQQEQNNIDIEEIRGIFDPENLRNEIDNLEKKTFENDFWNRKDSKEILKNLNNKKKLLEEYDILKNSYEEIDTIIEFLEMGDNSFETELEPKISDLDKEIKNFKTKLLLNEEYDMNSAILTINAGAGGTEACDWAQMLYRMYDRWANHHKFKVEILDSLAGEEAGIKSITLNIKGNYAYGYLKGEKGVHRLVRISPFDSNARRHTSFAAVNVIPEIDDEVEIDIRSEDLKIDTYRASGAGGQHVNTTDSAVRITHLPTNTVVTCQNERSQLKNKETAMKILKAKLFELEMEKREKEISDIKGAESKIEWGSQIRSYVFQPYKMVKDHRTKAEEGNVEKVMDGDIDLFINEFLNFNKSK, from the exons ATGGATTTATTTGAAATAAAAAAACAGCAAGAACAAAATAACATTGATATTGAAGAAATCAGG GGCATCTTTGACCCAGAAAATTTAAGAAATGAAATTGATAATTTGGAAAAAAAGACTTTTGAAAATGATTTTTGGAATAGAAAAGATAGTAAAGAAATATTAAAAAATTTAAATAACAAAAAAAAATTATTGGAAGAATACGATATTCTAAAAAATTCTTACGAAGAAATTGATACAATTATAGAATTTCTTGAAATGGGCGACAATTCTTTTGAAACTGAACTAGAACCAAAAATATCAGATTTAGATAAAGAAATAAAAAACTTCAAGACAAAATTGCTTTTAAACGAAGAATATGATATGAACAGTGCGATTCTTACAATAAATGCTGGTGCTGGTGGAACTGAGGCATGTGATTGGGCACAAATGCTCTACAGAATGTACGATAGATGGGCAAATCATCACAAATTTAAAGTTGAAATCTTGGACTCACTTGCTGGGGAAGAAGCTGGTATTAAAAGTATTACACTAAATATTAAAGGAAATTATGCTTATGGTTATTTAAAAGGAGAAAAAGGAGTTCATAGACTTGTCAGAATCTCGCCATTTGATTCAAATGCTCGAAGACACACTTCATTTGCCGCTGTAAATGTTATTCCTGAAATTGATGACGAAGTGGAAATTGATATTCGCAGTGAAGATTTGAAAATTGATACTTATCGTGCAAGTGGCGCTGGAGGTCAACATGTAAATACAACTGATTCAGCAGTTAGAATTACACATCTTCCCACAAATACAGTCGTAACTTGCCAAAATGAGCGTTCTCAATTAAAAAATAAAGAAACTGCAATGAAAATATTAAAAGCAAAATTGTTTGAACTAGAGATGGAAAAACGAGAAAAAGAAATTTCTGATATAAAAGGTGCTGAGTCTAAAATCGAATGGGGAAGTCAAATTCGTTCATATGTTTTTCAGCCTTATAAAATGGTTAAAGACCACAGAACTAAAGCTGAAGAAGGAAATGTTGAAAAAGTTATGGACGGAGATATTGACCTATTTATAAATGAATTTTTAAACTTTAATAAATCTAAATAA
- a CDS encoding Cof-type HAD-IIB family hydrolase — protein MVKLIAIDMDGTLLSEKKHIEEPQKKAIHKAIEAGVKVVLCTGRPLFGILPPYKELELEKYNLDEYVLLNNGCSVHKTTDWELLAFEEIKKEDVVYLNELRKGYDLDFTVSNDKDYFVIGERANEYTKEDGGLVYVEVQPISIEEAISGKHTFFKSMFLGNENEIARFVKDKGELINSRYNGVLSQKYIYETLPKGANKGVALKKLAEKLNIPREEVMAIGDGNNDIEMLKFAGVGVAMGNGTKMAKDAANYITDTNENNGVAKAIEKFLGE, from the coding sequence ATGGTAAAGTTAATAGCGATAGATATGGATGGAACTTTATTAAGTGAAAAAAAACACATTGAAGAACCGCAAAAAAAAGCGATTCACAAAGCGATAGAAGCTGGGGTGAAGGTCGTTCTTTGCACAGGAAGACCGCTTTTTGGAATATTGCCACCTTATAAGGAATTGGAGCTGGAAAAATATAATTTGGATGAATATGTGCTTTTAAACAATGGATGTTCGGTTCATAAGACGACAGATTGGGAATTACTTGCTTTTGAAGAAATAAAGAAAGAAGATGTCGTTTATTTGAATGAGTTAAGAAAAGGATATGATTTGGATTTTACAGTTTCAAATGATAAGGATTATTTTGTGATTGGCGAGAGAGCGAATGAATATACAAAAGAAGATGGTGGTTTAGTTTATGTTGAAGTTCAGCCAATTTCAATTGAAGAAGCGATAAGTGGAAAACATACATTTTTTAAATCAATGTTTTTGGGTAATGAAAATGAGATTGCGAGATTTGTAAAAGATAAAGGGGAATTGATAAATAGCAGATATAATGGCGTATTAAGCCAAAAATATATTTACGAAACATTGCCAAAAGGTGCAAATAAAGGTGTGGCGTTAAAAAAATTAGCAGAAAAGTTAAATATTCCAAGAGAAGAAGTTATGGCAATTGGAGATGGAAATAATGACATTGAAATGTTAAAATTTGCTGGAGTTGGAGTTGCTATGGGAAATGGAACTAAAATGGCTAAAGATGCGGCAAATTATATAACTGACACAAATGAAAATAATGGAGTAGCAAAAGCTATAGAAAAATTTTTGGGGGAATAG